A region of Streptomyces sp. NBC_01750 DNA encodes the following proteins:
- the glmU gene encoding bifunctional UDP-N-acetylglucosamine diphosphorylase/glucosamine-1-phosphate N-acetyltransferase GlmU — protein MSANRPAAVVVLAAGEGTRMKSKTPKVLHEICGRSLVGHVVSAARELDPEHLVVVVGHASEQVKGHLTEQYAGTRTAYQAEQNGTGHAVRMALEELGQTPEGTVVVVCGDTPLLSGETLTALAATHAADGNAVTVLTAEVPDSTGYGRIVRDSATGAVTTIVEHKDATDDQRTIREINSGVFAFDGQLLADALGKVRTDNSQGEEYLTDVLGILREAGHRVGASVAGDHREILGINNRVQLAEARKLLNERLLERAMMAGVTVVDPGSVLVDVTVTFERDAIVHPGTQLLGASHLAEGAEVGPNSRLKDTVVGAGARVDNTVADSAVVGERASVGPYAYLRPGTKLGVKAKAGTYVEMKNATIGEGTKVPHLSYVGDATIGEYTNIGAASVFVNYDGEAKHHTTIGSHCKTGSDNMFVAPVTIGDGAYTAAGSVITKDVPAGSLAVARGQQRNIEGWVARKRPGSASAQAAQVATKHVAEGN, from the coding sequence GTGAGCGCCAACCGCCCGGCAGCCGTCGTCGTCCTCGCAGCGGGTGAGGGCACCCGCATGAAGTCGAAGACCCCCAAGGTCCTGCACGAAATCTGCGGGCGCTCGCTCGTCGGACATGTCGTCTCCGCGGCCCGCGAGCTGGATCCCGAGCATCTCGTCGTCGTTGTCGGCCATGCGAGTGAGCAGGTCAAGGGCCATCTGACCGAGCAGTACGCCGGCACCCGCACCGCCTACCAGGCCGAGCAGAACGGCACCGGGCACGCCGTCCGGATGGCGCTCGAGGAGCTCGGCCAGACCCCCGAGGGCACCGTCGTCGTCGTATGCGGCGACACTCCCCTGCTCTCCGGCGAGACCCTGACCGCGCTCGCCGCCACGCACGCCGCCGACGGCAATGCCGTCACCGTGCTCACGGCCGAGGTCCCCGACTCGACCGGCTACGGCCGCATCGTGCGCGACAGCGCCACCGGCGCCGTCACCACGATCGTCGAGCACAAGGACGCCACCGACGACCAGCGCACGATCCGGGAGATCAACTCCGGCGTCTTCGCCTTCGACGGGCAGCTCCTCGCGGACGCGCTCGGCAAGGTGCGTACGGACAACAGCCAGGGCGAGGAGTACCTCACCGATGTGCTGGGGATACTGCGCGAGGCCGGTCACCGGGTCGGCGCGTCCGTCGCCGGCGACCACCGGGAGATCCTCGGCATCAACAACCGCGTACAGCTGGCCGAGGCGCGCAAGCTGCTCAATGAGCGACTCCTCGAGCGGGCGATGATGGCCGGTGTCACGGTCGTCGACCCCGGGTCCGTGCTCGTGGATGTGACGGTGACGTTCGAGCGGGACGCGATCGTGCACCCCGGTACGCAGCTTCTGGGCGCCTCGCATCTCGCCGAGGGCGCCGAGGTCGGCCCCAACTCCCGGCTGAAGGACACGGTCGTCGGCGCGGGCGCCCGGGTGGACAACACCGTCGCGGACTCCGCGGTGGTCGGCGAGCGGGCGTCGGTCGGCCCGTACGCGTATCTCAGGCCCGGCACCAAGCTCGGCGTGAAGGCCAAGGCCGGTACGTACGTGGAGATGAAGAACGCCACGATCGGCGAGGGCACCAAGGTGCCGCACCTTTCCTATGTCGGTGACGCGACGATCGGCGAGTACACGAACATCGGCGCCGCGAGCGTCTTCGTGAACTACGACGGCGAGGCCAAGCACCACACCACGATCGGATCGCACTGCAAGACCGGCTCGGACAACATGTTTGTGGCTCCCGTCACCATCGGGGACGGCGCGTACACCGCGGCGGGTTCGGTCATCACCAAGGATGTGCCTGCCGGTTCGCTCGCCGTCGCCCGCGGCCAGCAGCGGAATATCGAGGGCTGGGTGGCCCGCAAGCGCCCCGGCAGTGCATCCGCCCAGGCAGCTCAAGTGGCAACGAAACACGTCGCCGAGGGGAACTGA
- a CDS encoding SUKH-3 domain-containing protein produces the protein MPDHLSTTRFPVAVDAALRDAGWQPGRWDIKQAEHWADTLRSYASPAGHRHAVSPAAVEAWAEFGGLRVTAPGPGRQTAPTPMHFDPLAGLHLARTLADLGRALDTEISPLGEEGDSQAVLAIDAEGRVYSLDHTGDWYLGPDIDQALATMVTGIQPARLTLG, from the coding sequence ATGCCCGACCACCTCAGCACCACCCGGTTCCCGGTCGCCGTCGACGCCGCCCTGCGCGACGCGGGCTGGCAGCCCGGCCGTTGGGACATCAAGCAGGCCGAGCACTGGGCCGACACCCTGCGCTCGTACGCCTCGCCCGCGGGCCACCGGCACGCGGTCTCCCCGGCGGCCGTCGAGGCCTGGGCGGAGTTCGGCGGACTGCGCGTGACGGCGCCGGGTCCTGGGCGGCAGACGGCGCCCACACCGATGCACTTCGACCCGCTCGCCGGGCTCCACCTCGCACGCACTCTCGCGGACCTGGGGCGCGCGCTCGACACGGAGATCTCGCCGCTCGGGGAGGAGGGCGACAGCCAGGCCGTACTCGCCATCGATGCCGAGGGCCGGGTCTACAGCCTCGATCACACCGGTGACTGGTACCTCGGGCCGGACATCGACCAGGCGCTGGCCACCATGGTCACGGGCATCCAGCCGGCCCGACTGACGCTGGGCTGA
- a CDS encoding SUKH-4 family immunity protein codes for MVTFAQAQERAEEWVNGDVPAYQHREVRVREFELGFVVWAEDREGGVRSDGGQQRLVIARDSGEATLWPGLPVGEVIRRYEEEYGIQDETAAAPEPPQRIDLNQTSFLLSPPEWLQEAADKIGIPDRRSPERASGAAPGADSGMPSGPPSHSGPSSSAPSGSPEPAAAAARPPSAGADWSAPGSPPQDSNASQAGGSSSAPGSAWPEAGSSGGNASQGGSVWPSAGGGGDYEPTASEGVPATPSGATPWTDTSAGSEDASVPLPATVFAPPISGTDDDDARTPVTGADAPTALMSGGSQLPRTAVAPALNPQPGGPQTPQTPQTPQDPYSLQSPRTPQSPPPGAPARPSPGAGDIADAATSKAVVPPRASRGSGPTTPPPPGAPGTPGVRPGATPPPSGPGAPGAPAGGYLPTQLVSQLGQEGPQPPGAPTPPGPPGGGVHHAATMLAGPAQMGPGAPQPPGPPGAPGAPGVPQPPGPPGVPGAPTPPGPPGGGAHHAATMLAGPAQMGPGAPQPPGAPHGAPPGSVPHAPLPGGPPPAYGYPQQPSGMPTVGPGYQAVLRYRAPDGSEAQLIRRSAPGTPHPEWQILHELRAMNVPPQQVLELHTELESCELPGGYCARMIRETWPQVRITSVAPYGRDHASRQQGMQHLLTHQGELHQVADGPARPAPVRAPLPQLPPAPPIPPEGIAQELVAAFGPQGICRFDQRAVSRQGVPEIVAATLVWAGLPGDFNPFFWAQPAQPVVPTLAELAAQRQLQPAADAGSYLVVGSDFGRAICVQYGTAHIVAVPVEAGPGGQPVAPQFVNSGLPEFVRCLALLGRMWRLRFNLNPEQAGRWTVDFQAQLAALDPAALASPESWWSVLLEQMWDGLL; via the coding sequence ATGGTGACCTTCGCGCAGGCGCAGGAGCGCGCGGAAGAGTGGGTCAACGGCGATGTGCCCGCGTACCAGCACCGCGAGGTGCGGGTAAGGGAGTTCGAGCTGGGCTTCGTGGTCTGGGCGGAGGACCGCGAGGGCGGGGTCCGTTCGGACGGCGGGCAGCAGCGGCTGGTGATCGCCCGGGACAGCGGTGAGGCGACGCTGTGGCCGGGACTGCCGGTGGGTGAGGTGATCCGCCGGTACGAGGAGGAGTACGGGATACAGGATGAGACCGCGGCGGCGCCGGAGCCGCCGCAGCGTATCGACCTGAATCAGACGTCGTTCCTGTTGAGCCCGCCGGAGTGGCTCCAGGAGGCGGCGGACAAGATCGGGATCCCGGACCGCAGGTCGCCGGAGCGCGCTTCGGGTGCGGCGCCCGGCGCGGATTCGGGCATGCCTTCGGGGCCGCCTTCACATTCGGGGCCGTCTTCCAGTGCGCCTTCTGGGTCGCCGGAGCCCGCGGCTGCGGCTGCCCGCCCGCCGTCGGCGGGGGCCGACTGGTCCGCCCCCGGGTCACCGCCGCAGGACAGCAACGCCTCGCAGGCGGGCGGAAGTTCGTCCGCGCCGGGCTCGGCATGGCCCGAGGCCGGCTCCTCCGGTGGCAATGCCTCGCAGGGTGGGTCCGTGTGGCCCAGCGCCGGTGGTGGCGGCGACTACGAGCCGACGGCTTCCGAGGGTGTGCCCGCCACACCGTCCGGAGCGACTCCGTGGACGGACACCAGCGCCGGCTCCGAGGATGCGTCCGTCCCGTTGCCGGCCACGGTGTTCGCGCCGCCGATCTCCGGGACCGACGACGATGACGCCCGGACGCCTGTCACCGGTGCGGATGCGCCCACCGCGCTGATGTCGGGCGGCAGCCAGCTGCCGCGGACCGCCGTCGCCCCGGCGCTGAACCCGCAGCCCGGCGGGCCCCAGACGCCCCAGACCCCTCAGACGCCACAAGATCCGTATTCGCTCCAGTCACCCCGGACTCCGCAGTCGCCGCCGCCCGGTGCGCCCGCACGCCCGAGCCCGGGGGCCGGTGACATCGCCGACGCGGCGACGAGCAAGGCGGTCGTACCGCCGCGCGCCTCGCGCGGCAGCGGCCCCACGACTCCGCCGCCGCCCGGTGCTCCCGGTACTCCGGGTGTGCGGCCGGGAGCGACGCCGCCGCCGTCGGGTCCGGGTGCGCCCGGTGCTCCGGCGGGCGGATATCTGCCGACGCAGCTCGTCTCGCAGCTCGGTCAGGAGGGCCCGCAGCCGCCCGGTGCTCCGACACCGCCCGGTCCGCCGGGTGGCGGTGTGCACCATGCGGCGACGATGCTGGCCGGACCCGCGCAGATGGGTCCGGGCGCGCCTCAGCCGCCCGGTCCTCCGGGGGCTCCGGGTGCGCCCGGGGTCCCGCAGCCGCCCGGTCCTCCGGGTGTGCCCGGTGCTCCGACACCGCCCGGTCCGCCGGGTGGCGGTGCCCACCATGCCGCGACGATGCTGGCCGGACCCGCACAGATGGGGCCGGGCGCGCCTCAGCCGCCCGGTGCACCTCACGGCGCGCCGCCCGGTTCCGTACCGCATGCACCGCTGCCGGGTGGCCCGCCGCCCGCGTACGGATATCCGCAGCAGCCCAGCGGTATGCCGACTGTCGGCCCCGGCTACCAGGCCGTACTGCGCTACCGCGCGCCCGACGGTTCCGAGGCCCAGTTGATCCGCCGCTCGGCGCCGGGAACTCCGCACCCGGAGTGGCAGATCCTGCACGAGCTGCGCGCCATGAACGTGCCGCCGCAGCAGGTGCTCGAGCTCCACACAGAGCTGGAGTCGTGCGAGCTGCCCGGCGGCTACTGCGCCCGGATGATCCGGGAAACCTGGCCACAGGTGCGGATCACATCCGTCGCGCCGTACGGCAGGGATCACGCCAGCCGGCAGCAGGGCATGCAGCATCTGCTCACCCACCAGGGGGAGTTGCATCAGGTCGCGGACGGTCCGGCGCGCCCCGCGCCGGTCCGGGCCCCGCTGCCGCAGCTGCCGCCGGCCCCGCCGATCCCTCCGGAAGGGATCGCGCAGGAGCTGGTGGCCGCGTTCGGCCCGCAGGGCATCTGCCGGTTCGACCAGCGGGCCGTCTCGCGTCAGGGCGTACCGGAGATCGTGGCGGCCACCCTGGTCTGGGCGGGTCTGCCGGGCGACTTCAACCCGTTCTTCTGGGCGCAGCCGGCCCAGCCGGTCGTCCCTACGCTGGCGGAGCTCGCGGCGCAGCGTCAGCTGCAGCCGGCGGCGGACGCGGGCTCGTACCTGGTGGTGGGCAGCGACTTCGGCCGGGCGATCTGTGTCCAGTACGGCACGGCGCACATAGTGGCGGTACCGGTGGAGGCGGGCCCGGGCGGCCAGCCGGTGGCGCCGCAGTTCGTGAACAGCGGCCTGCCGGAGTTCGTACGGTGTCTGGCTCTGCTCGGCCGGATGTGGCGGCTGCGCTTCAACCTCAACCCGGAGCAGGCAGGCCGCTGGACGGTCGATTTCCAGGCACAGCTCGCGGCCCTGGACCCGGCGGCGCTGGCGTCGCCGGAGAGCTGGTGGTCGGTGCTGCTCGAGCAGATGTGGGACGGACTGCTGTAA
- a CDS encoding sensor histidine kinase: protein MTVTGAHQDGTGATTRSWLWWGRRRSAALDVGLGLVSALECALEGVGFADKAAIPVPVGVLFGLIVGSVLVLRRRWPIAVVLVSIATTPAEMGYLMGVVGLYSLAASEVPRRITATLAGMSLAATLIVTFVRVRQDVSSADFDPEPGAWYVPTVAGFMALGLTAPPVLFGLYIGARRRLMESLRERAVSLEQELSLLADRAEQRAEWARTEERTRIAREMHDVVAHRVSLMVVHAAALQAVALKDPQKAVKNAALVGDMGRQALTELREMLGVLRAGENEQRVVTPVPLAAVAAAAAAAAAAAADDGPSLADLEGLVGQSRQAGMVVELAVQGEAREYAPEVEQTAYRVVQEALTNVHKHAAGAKVMVRLAHRGAEVAMQVENGAPDASGTSAAAGLPSGGNGLVGMRERVLALGGVFVSGPTDAGGFRVSAVLPDRDGHAEQV from the coding sequence ATGACCGTAACGGGGGCACACCAGGACGGCACGGGCGCGACCACCCGTAGCTGGCTGTGGTGGGGACGGCGGCGCAGTGCCGCCTTGGATGTGGGGCTGGGACTCGTCTCGGCCCTCGAGTGCGCTCTGGAGGGTGTGGGGTTCGCCGACAAGGCCGCGATTCCCGTACCCGTCGGAGTGCTGTTCGGGCTGATCGTCGGGTCCGTGCTGGTGTTGCGGCGGCGCTGGCCGATCGCCGTGGTGCTGGTGTCGATCGCGACCACGCCCGCCGAGATGGGCTATCTGATGGGCGTGGTCGGGCTCTATTCGCTCGCCGCCTCCGAAGTGCCGCGCCGGATCACCGCAACGCTCGCCGGGATGTCGCTGGCGGCGACCCTGATCGTGACGTTCGTACGCGTACGGCAGGACGTGTCGTCCGCGGACTTCGATCCGGAGCCCGGAGCCTGGTACGTACCGACGGTGGCCGGCTTCATGGCGCTCGGGCTGACCGCGCCGCCCGTGCTTTTCGGCCTCTACATAGGGGCCAGGCGGCGGCTGATGGAGAGCCTCAGGGAGCGCGCGGTCAGCCTGGAGCAGGAGCTGTCGCTGCTGGCCGACCGGGCCGAGCAGCGGGCGGAGTGGGCGCGTACCGAGGAGCGGACCCGGATCGCGCGGGAGATGCACGACGTCGTGGCACACCGGGTGAGCCTGATGGTGGTGCATGCGGCGGCCCTGCAGGCGGTCGCGCTGAAGGATCCGCAGAAGGCCGTGAAGAACGCCGCGCTGGTGGGGGACATGGGGCGGCAGGCGCTCACCGAGCTGCGGGAGATGCTCGGCGTACTGCGGGCCGGGGAGAACGAACAGCGGGTGGTGACTCCGGTGCCGTTGGCAGCGGTCGCTGCGGCGGCTGCGGCGGCTGCGGCGGCTGCGGCCGACGACGGGCCGTCTCTCGCGGACCTCGAGGGTCTGGTCGGGCAGTCCCGGCAGGCGGGGATGGTCGTGGAACTCGCGGTGCAGGGCGAGGCGCGGGAGTACGCGCCGGAGGTCGAGCAGACCGCGTACCGGGTGGTCCAGGAGGCCCTGACGAACGTCCACAAGCACGCGGCCGGCGCGAAGGTGATGGTGCGGCTCGCGCACCGCGGTGCCGAGGTCGCGATGCAGGTGGAGAACGGCGCACCGGACGCGAGCGGTACTTCCGCCGCCGCGGGGTTGCCGAGCGGCGGCAACGGCCTGGTGGGGATGCGGGAGCGGGTGCTGGCGCTCGGCGGGGTGTTTGTGTCGGGGCCGACGGACGCGGGCGGTTTCCGGGTGTCGGCGGTGCTGCCGGACCGGGACGGGCACGCCGAGCAGGTCTGA
- the pth gene encoding aminoacyl-tRNA hydrolase: MSDANAPWLIVGLGNPGPDYAANRHNVGFMVADLLAERMGGKFKRAQKAQAQLVEGRIGAPGPSGCRVVLAKPMSYMNLSGGPVTSLRDFYKVPTANIVAIHDELDIDYGMLRLKLGGGDNGHNGLKSMTKSMGADYHRVRFGIGRPPGRMQVADFVLKDFSSTERKELGYLVDRTADAVECLVTEGLERAQSTYNS; this comes from the coding sequence ATGTCCGACGCGAACGCCCCCTGGCTCATCGTGGGGCTCGGCAACCCCGGGCCCGACTACGCCGCGAACCGGCACAACGTCGGGTTCATGGTCGCCGACCTTCTCGCCGAGCGCATGGGCGGCAAGTTCAAGCGTGCGCAGAAGGCGCAGGCGCAGCTCGTCGAGGGCCGGATCGGCGCGCCGGGTCCGAGTGGGTGCCGGGTCGTGCTGGCCAAGCCCATGTCGTACATGAATCTCTCCGGTGGCCCGGTCACCTCGCTGCGCGACTTCTACAAGGTGCCGACCGCCAATATCGTCGCGATCCACGACGAGCTGGACATCGACTACGGCATGCTGCGGCTGAAGCTCGGTGGCGGTGACAACGGGCACAACGGTCTGAAGTCGATGACCAAGTCGATGGGCGCGGACTATCACCGGGTGCGGTTCGGGATCGGCCGTCCGCCGGGCCGGATGCAGGTGGCGGACTTTGTGCTCAAGGACTTCTCGTCCACGGAGCGCAAGGAGCTCGGGTATCTCGTGGACCGCACGGCGGATGCGGTGGAGTGTCTGGTGACCGAGGGCCTGGAGCGGGCTCAAAGTACGTACAACTCCTGA
- a CDS encoding cellulose-binding protein, producing MSAASVSPHGFVAVRGRGYHMGKTDACVTALSQDRDDAWERAARLTVLAREMEAEAVALREVVKALPPQTYESLGSRAQYLLALTVEEAEQLLAATRDEAQAIWNAADEGARQMYEEARVYAEELRAETEARVQQISLAAQTAADEARIEARLEVKERRGEVVAAWKETRRRCEGMLADLERDQAERREAMERELAYHEAELNARHAELAAYAEAGLAEAERTLAEADENTRPGQEDAEARAAALIAEARAREERIARETERVLREHDRSREEMDAHMAHIRNSLATLTGRAAAEG from the coding sequence ATGAGTGCTGCATCGGTGTCACCTCACGGCTTCGTCGCCGTACGGGGCCGTGGCTACCACATGGGGAAGACCGACGCCTGCGTCACCGCCCTGTCCCAGGACCGCGACGACGCCTGGGAGCGTGCCGCGCGTCTCACCGTCCTCGCCAGGGAGATGGAGGCGGAGGCCGTCGCCCTGCGCGAGGTCGTCAAGGCGCTCCCACCGCAGACGTACGAAAGTCTCGGCAGTCGCGCCCAGTACCTGCTGGCGTTGACCGTTGAGGAGGCCGAGCAGCTGCTGGCCGCGACGCGGGACGAGGCCCAGGCCATCTGGAACGCCGCCGACGAGGGCGCTCGCCAGATGTACGAGGAGGCGCGTGTGTACGCCGAGGAGCTCCGGGCGGAGACCGAGGCGCGCGTTCAGCAGATCTCGCTCGCCGCGCAGACCGCGGCCGACGAGGCGCGTATCGAGGCCCGCCTCGAGGTGAAGGAGCGGCGTGGCGAGGTCGTGGCCGCCTGGAAGGAGACGCGCCGCCGCTGCGAAGGCATGCTGGCCGACCTGGAGCGGGACCAGGCCGAGCGCCGGGAGGCGATGGAGCGCGAACTCGCGTACCACGAGGCCGAGTTGAATGCCCGCCACGCCGAGCTCGCCGCTTATGCCGAGGCCGGGCTCGCCGAGGCCGAGCGCACCCTCGCCGAGGCGGACGAGAACACCCGCCCCGGCCAGGAGGACGCGGAGGCGCGAGCCGCCGCGCTGATCGCCGAGGCCAGGGCCCGCGAGGAGCGGATCGCGCGCGAGACGGAGCGGGTGCTGCGCGAGCACGACAGGTCCCGCGAGGAGATGGACGCGCATATGGCGCACATCCGCAACAGTCTGGCGACGCTGACGGGCCGCGCGGCGGCTGAGGGCTGA
- a CDS encoding 50S ribosomal protein L25/general stress protein Ctc, producing the protein MSEVKLAAEPRSEFGKGAARRIRRDHKVPGVLYGHGSDPIHITLPGHELQLALRTSNVLLSLDIEGKNELAIPKSVQRDPLKGSIEHVDLLLVTRGEKVNVEIPVHTEGELAPGGFLLEHVLKALPVEAEATHIPESVTVSVAGLAAGDSILAKDIPLPSGTTLAVEDDTVVLQILASQAEEPSAEAEGEGEEAAEA; encoded by the coding sequence ATGTCCGAGGTGAAGCTCGCCGCCGAGCCCCGTTCCGAGTTCGGCAAGGGTGCTGCCCGTCGCATCCGCCGCGACCACAAGGTTCCCGGCGTTCTCTACGGCCACGGTTCCGACCCGATCCACATCACGCTGCCGGGCCACGAGCTGCAGCTCGCCCTGCGCACCTCGAACGTTCTGCTCTCCCTGGACATCGAGGGCAAGAACGAGCTCGCCATCCCGAAGTCGGTGCAGCGCGACCCGCTGAAGGGCTCCATCGAGCACGTCGACCTGCTCCTCGTGACGCGCGGCGAGAAGGTCAACGTCGAGATCCCCGTCCACACCGAGGGTGAGCTGGCCCCGGGTGGCTTCCTGCTCGAGCACGTGCTGAAGGCCCTGCCGGTCGAGGCCGAGGCCACGCACATCCCCGAGTCCGTCACGGTCTCCGTCGCGGGCCTCGCGGCCGGTGACTCGATCCTCGCCAAGGACATCCCGCTGCCCTCCGGCACGACCCTGGCCGTCGAGGACGACACCGTCGTCCTGCAGATCCTGGCGTCGCAGGCCGAGGAGCCGAGCGCCGAGGCCGAGGGCGAGGGCGAAGAGGCCGCCGAGGCCTGA
- a CDS encoding SMI1/KNR4 family protein: MTTGRQGLGAPPGPRTGGQTAPPNAAYAGQVVNFPDPVRASRHPRGVRVDDNGYPVFSPYARAAAEIAEPPEGFGVDELRLTDYVSANAALHADGHALWDTIPSVATPHGWTWHHVPGTRRMELVPVEVKALLRHHGGLATTPVDQSKRGTRPLQETRPAHFGLPKGVVSVTEQQLLSVEEDLGYRLPGAYRSFLKAAGGCAPVGVALDAELGLLVDQPFFTVRDEAAVNDLLYVNKCLRDHLTKDYLGVAFVQGGILAVKVRGSATGSVWFCAYDDARDQDGWSVQERMERLLLPCGDDFDGFLQRLAGNPPELETVANLMVDGGFSSAVPISDEG, encoded by the coding sequence ATGACGACAGGTCGGCAAGGGCTGGGGGCACCTCCCGGCCCCCGGACCGGGGGACAAACCGCGCCACCGAATGCGGCCTACGCCGGGCAAGTCGTGAACTTTCCGGACCCGGTCCGGGCCTCCCGCCACCCCAGGGGTGTGCGGGTGGACGACAACGGCTATCCGGTCTTCTCGCCGTACGCGCGTGCCGCCGCCGAGATCGCGGAGCCCCCGGAGGGCTTCGGCGTGGACGAGCTGCGGCTGACCGATTACGTATCGGCGAATGCGGCGCTGCACGCCGACGGCCATGCGCTGTGGGACACGATTCCTTCGGTGGCCACTCCACACGGCTGGACCTGGCACCACGTGCCGGGCACCCGTCGGATGGAGCTGGTCCCGGTCGAGGTGAAGGCGTTGCTGCGGCACCACGGAGGTCTCGCGACGACGCCGGTCGACCAGAGCAAGCGGGGTACGCGTCCGCTGCAGGAGACCCGGCCCGCGCACTTCGGTCTGCCGAAGGGCGTGGTGTCGGTGACCGAGCAGCAACTGCTGAGCGTCGAGGAGGATCTGGGCTACCGGCTGCCGGGGGCGTACCGCTCCTTCCTGAAGGCCGCTGGCGGCTGCGCCCCGGTCGGGGTGGCGCTCGACGCCGAACTTGGGCTGCTGGTCGACCAGCCGTTCTTCACGGTGCGGGACGAGGCCGCGGTCAATGACCTGCTGTACGTCAACAAGTGCCTGCGGGACCATCTGACCAAGGATTACTTGGGAGTTGCGTTCGTCCAGGGCGGGATTCTGGCGGTGAAGGTCAGGGGCTCGGCAACGGGCTCGGTCTGGTTCTGCGCGTACGACGACGCGCGGGACCAGGACGGCTGGAGTGTGCAGGAGCGCATGGAGCGGCTGCTGCTGCCGTGCGGCGACGACTTCGACGGTTTTCTGCAGCGTCTGGCGGGCAATCCGCCGGAGCTGGAGACCGTGGCGAACCTGATGGTGGACGGCGGCTTCAGCAGCGCCGTCCCGATCTCGGACGAGGGGTGA
- a CDS encoding ribose-phosphate diphosphokinase, whose product MTGIKTTGEKKLMLFSGRAHPELAEEVAHQLGVGLVPTKAFDFANGEIYVRFQESARGADCFLMQSHTAPINKWIMEQLIMLDALKRASARSITVIIPSYGYARQDKKHRGREPISARLVADLLKTAGAHRILTVDLHTDQIQGFFDGPVDHLSALPVLADYVGAKVDRSKLTVVSPDAGRVRVADRWCDRLDAPLAIVHKRRDKDVANQVTVHEVVGEVKGRVCVLVDDMIDTGGTICAAADALFTHGAEDVIVTATHGILSGPAADRLKNSKVSEFVFTNTLPDPGDLELDKITVLSIAPTIARAVREVFEDGSVTSLFEEQG is encoded by the coding sequence GTGACCGGGATCAAGACGACCGGCGAGAAGAAGCTGATGCTCTTCTCCGGCCGCGCCCACCCCGAGCTGGCCGAGGAGGTCGCACATCAGCTGGGTGTCGGCCTGGTGCCGACGAAGGCTTTCGACTTCGCGAACGGCGAGATCTACGTCCGCTTCCAGGAGTCGGCCCGTGGTGCCGACTGCTTCCTGATGCAGAGCCACACGGCTCCCATCAACAAGTGGATCATGGAACAACTGATCATGCTCGATGCTCTGAAGCGAGCCTCGGCCCGGAGCATCACCGTGATCATCCCGTCGTACGGCTACGCCCGGCAGGACAAGAAGCACCGCGGCCGTGAGCCGATCTCGGCCCGGCTGGTCGCCGACCTGCTGAAGACCGCGGGCGCTCACCGCATCCTCACGGTCGATCTGCACACCGACCAGATCCAGGGCTTCTTCGACGGCCCGGTGGACCACCTCTCCGCGCTGCCGGTGCTCGCCGACTACGTGGGCGCGAAGGTGGACCGCAGCAAGCTCACCGTCGTCTCCCCCGACGCCGGCCGCGTGCGCGTCGCCGACCGCTGGTGCGACCGCCTCGACGCCCCGCTGGCGATCGTCCACAAGCGTCGCGACAAGGACGTCGCCAACCAGGTGACCGTGCACGAGGTCGTGGGTGAGGTCAAGGGCCGCGTATGCGTGCTCGTCGACGACATGATCGACACCGGTGGCACGATCTGCGCCGCGGCGGACGCGCTCTTCACGCACGGCGCGGAGGACGTCATCGTCACGGCGACGCACGGCATCCTGTCCGGACCCGCGGCGGACCGTCTGAAGAACTCCAAGGTGAGCGAGTTCGTCTTCACGAACACGCTGCCCGACCCGGGCGACCTGGAGCTCGACAAGATCACGGTGCTGTCGATCGCGCCGACGATCGCGCGCGCGGTGCGTGAGGTGTTCGAGGACGGTTCGGTGACGAGCCTCTTCGAGGAGCAGGGCTGA
- a CDS encoding YwqJ-related putative deaminase, with protein MHTAQPSTSGDPRLSWSSTDTGRPPALGHRRDGILPAVAAALSVRGETLTCTAGKADQPPVLHALVQDFLDTLTSGQRERFTGRCPEAILLSRHLSAAEAQRSKRAQRKPLTHSEAKRTLKQAKLTARRIREDGDPLHGSYAPPCRSCAAMLDHFGVRPVDPTATENG; from the coding sequence ATGCACACAGCGCAACCAAGTACTTCAGGTGATCCGCGCCTCAGTTGGAGCAGCACGGACACCGGTCGCCCGCCCGCACTGGGTCACCGACGCGACGGGATTCTGCCCGCCGTGGCGGCGGCACTCTCCGTACGCGGCGAGACCCTCACCTGCACCGCGGGCAAGGCCGATCAGCCACCCGTACTCCACGCGCTCGTACAGGATTTCCTCGACACCCTCACCAGCGGCCAGCGCGAACGCTTCACCGGCCGCTGCCCCGAGGCGATCCTGCTCTCGCGCCATCTCTCCGCCGCCGAGGCTCAACGCTCGAAACGGGCCCAGCGCAAACCGCTGACCCACAGCGAGGCGAAGCGGACACTCAAACAGGCGAAACTGACGGCACGTCGTATCCGCGAGGACGGCGATCCGCTGCACGGCAGTTACGCACCGCCCTGCCGTTCCTGTGCGGCGATGCTCGACCATTTCGGCGTACGTCCCGTCGACCCGACCGCGACCGAGAACGGCTGA